One Labilithrix sp. genomic window, CGACACCTGCATCCTCGAGGCGCGCTTCGACAACGACGTGCACGCGATCGTCCTCACGGGTCACGGCGACAAGTTCTTCAGCGCCGGCGCGAACATCAACATGCTTCGCGAGGCGGACACGACGTTCAAGTACTACTTCTGCCTCCACGCGAACGAGACGATCAGCCGCCTCGAGCAGACACCGAAGCTCTGCATCGCGGCGATCAACGGCCACTGCGTCGGCGGCGGCCTCGAGATCGCGCTCGCGTGCGACCTCCGCATCGCGCGCCGCGGCGAGTACCAGCTCGGCCTCCCCGAGGTCGCGCTCGGCGTGCTCCCGGGGACCGGCGGCACGCAGCGCCTCGCGCGCCTCGTCGGCAAAGCGCGCGCGATCGAGATGATGGTCGAGGGCGCGAAGATGAACGTGCAGAGGGCGTGCGAGCTCGACGTCATCAACAAGGTCTGGCAAGCGGAGTCGACCGACGAGTTCCTCCGTCAGGTAGTCGACTACGCGCGCGGCTTCTGCCCGCCGAGCGGCGCCGCGCTGGCGGTCGGCCGCATCAAGCGCGCGGTCCAGACCGGCATGGAGGTCGGCCTCGAGCAGGGCCTCGCCTTCGAGCGCGAGCTCCAGGCCGAGCTCTTCGCCTCCACCGACGCCAAAGAAGGCCTGAACGCCTACGCCGAGAAGCGAAAGCCCCAGTTCCGCGGGCGCTGAGGGCGCTCAGCCCACCTCGAGGAGCTCCGTGAAGGTCGTCGCGACGGCGGCGCGTTTGATCCAGGTGTCGAGGGTGGCGGTGTCGGCGTCGTCGATGCGGGTGCTGTCGCCTGGGCCGAGGGTGATCGAGCGCGCGTCGAGGATCGCGCGGAGGGCGGCGCGCTTGCCGCGGAGCTCCGCGAGGGCCTCCTTCGGCGGGGCGGTCGCGGACGCGACGACGGCTGGCGTCGGCTCGACGAGGATGCCCGCCGCGAAGAGGTACTCGATGAGCTCCGGCGCGAGCTCGATCCCCTCCTCCTTCGCGAGGCGCTGGAGGTTCTCCGCGAGCGTCTGCTCCGGCTTGAAGAGGCCGACGACCTCGTAGAGCTCCTTGTCGAGCGCGAACGAGTCGAAGCGATGGTACGTCGTGACGACGACCTGCCCGCCGACGTGCTGCTCCTTCATCCGCGCGTTCTTGACCAGGGTCGCCGGCAGCACCTTGTTCTCGAGCTTCGAGTACGCCGACACGACCCCGTCGTAGAGCTTCTTGCCCTCCGCCGAGTCGTCGATGTTCGTCTTGAAGTCGGCACGCGGGACGAACTTCGTCACCCACTCGTACGTCTTCCGGTACCACTCCTCCTCGCGCCCGACCCACTTGCCCCACCACGCCGCGTAGTCCGAGCGCTTCGGCGGCGCGTCGTCCATGTCCTCCGGCGTCATCTGGAGGTTCTTGAACTTCGGCTCCTTCACCTTCGGATCGACCGCCGCCGCGGCCGCGCGCGCGAGCACCCGCTGCACGAAGAAGAGGTAGTCCTTCAGCGCGGTCCAGAAGTCGTAGCCGCGCTGGCCTGCCTCGTACTTGCAGTAGTACGTCATGCAGACCGCCTCGCGATGGCGCCAGATCGTGCACGCGTATTCGGGCGACTCGCTGTTGTAGTACGGGCACAGGAGCGACCTCGCGCGGCCGAACGAGTCGGCGTAGTTCGACATGAGGAAGGTCATCTTCCGCGGCCGCGTGAGCGAGAGCGGGAGGGTGCCCTTCCGGTCGGCGATGACCTCGCGGACGCGCCGCTTGCCCTCCGCCATGTCCGCGCCCTCGTCGGCGAGGATCGCGCCTACAAGGTAATTCGGTAGTTGCGGGAAATACGTGCAACACTTCGTCGCGTCGAGGAAGTAGTCCATCGGCACCGGCGACGCCTGCCCGTGGTTGCACATCGCGCACTCGTGGCACGTCGCGCGCGTCTCCTTCACCTTCGGCTTGTCGAAGAAGTCGGAGACGAGGGGCTGGATGACGGGCGGGAGCACGCCGCGGATCGTGTCGTCGGCCATTCGGCTCCCCTCCTGCTCAGCCCGCGCGGGCGAACAGCTTGGCGTAGTGGTCGCTGATCGCCTGCCCGCCGAGGCGCGCGAAGAAGGTGGAGTACGCCATCCAGATCGCCATCGCGTTGAGGTCGCGGAACATCGGCGGCAGGTAACGCGGCGGCCGCACGACGCCGTCGTTCACGCGCCGGGCGAGGACCGGCACGTCCTCGTGCGCGACCTTGCCGACGAAGAGGTACGGGATGAGGTCGGCGCGGTTGTGCTGGATCGCGCTCTGGATGAACGCGTAGTTGAGGACGATGCCCTTGCAGTAGCAGGCGTCCTTCGTGAACGGAGCGCCGCCCTCCACCACCCCGCCGCGGAAGATGCGGCGCGTGTTGTGGAAGCACTCCTCCTCGTCGTAGCCCTCGGTGCGGAACCACTCGAAGACCTCGAGGAAGCTCGCGCCATCCTCCGTCTTGTCGACCGCGAGCACGCGATCGTTCAGCCGGCGCGCGCGGCGCGGATAGGTGCGGAAGGTGAAGATCTCGCAGAGCGCGGCGAGCCCCTCCTGCACCGTCGTCGTGCGCGGCGGGCCCTTCGAGAGCCAGCGCGCCACGGTCTGGCCCTGGCCGTTCAGCGAGGTCGCGACGTGGACCCAACCCTCGTGCACCTCGAGGATGTCGATGTCGCGCTGCGAGAACATCGCGCCGGAGCGGACCTTCACGTAGTCGCTCCCCGCCGCGGCGTCGCTCAGGATCGTGTCGTCGACCTCGACGCGCACCGCGGCGTCGCCGAAGTACTGCGTGAGCCGCTGGTTCAGCTCCGCCGCGGCGTCGGCAGCGGTGATGTTGCGCTCGTAGCTCGTGCCGAGCGCGGTCTCGTCGATGTTGGTGAGGATCTCGTAGAGGAGGTGCCCGAGGTCGCGCAGCGTCGCGACGCCGTCGGGGAACTTGTCCTTCGGCGAGCCGTAGAGCTTGCGCGAGTACGCGTAGAACACCGGCGTGCCGCGGGCGGCGAGCATGCGCACGACGTCGCGGTACTCGAGCGCGGTCTTGCCGAGGATCGCGCCGATCGCGTCGGACTCGCCGAGGTCGCGGTCCACGTCGCGCGCGATCTCCTCGAACACCGCGACCTTCGCCGCGGCGTCGAAGCCGAGCTCGTTCCGGTCGTAATAGGACGCGTCGACCTTCGGCAGCTCGCGGTAGCGGCTCTTCTTGAACTGCTCCTCGATGTCGTTGCCCCAGCGC contains:
- a CDS encoding enoyl-CoA hydratase/isomerase family protein — encoded protein: MGTLVNYMTEKGVAILTLNDPPVNAYSYEMLKELDTCILEARFDNDVHAIVLTGHGDKFFSAGANINMLREADTTFKYYFCLHANETISRLEQTPKLCIAAINGHCVGGGLEIALACDLRIARRGEYQLGLPEVALGVLPGTGGTQRLARLVGKARAIEMMVEGAKMNVQRACELDVINKVWQAESTDEFLRQVVDYARGFCPPSGAALAVGRIKRAVQTGMEVGLEQGLAFERELQAELFASTDAKEGLNAYAEKRKPQFRGR
- a CDS encoding flavohemoglobin expression-modulating QEGLA motif protein translates to MADRASSGESGRKGKESEEPRKNGAAAKSGSVPPPRPSRPTAVEAEEPRHPSIPPLPAAGPWRSYKEIVAGIAQRIVDAQKEIRVLQAVRWGNDIEEQFKKSRYRELPKVDASYYDRNELGFDAAAKVAVFEEIARDVDRDLGESDAIGAILGKTALEYRDVVRMLAARGTPVFYAYSRKLYGSPKDKFPDGVATLRDLGHLLYEILTNIDETALGTSYERNITAADAAAELNQRLTQYFGDAAVRVEVDDTILSDAAAGSDYVKVRSGAMFSQRDIDILEVHEGWVHVATSLNGQGQTVARWLSKGPPRTTTVQEGLAALCEIFTFRTYPRRARRLNDRVLAVDKTEDGASFLEVFEWFRTEGYDEEECFHNTRRIFRGGVVEGGAPFTKDACYCKGIVLNYAFIQSAIQHNRADLIPYLFVGKVAHEDVPVLARRVNDGVVRPPRYLPPMFRDLNAMAIWMAYSTFFARLGGQAISDHYAKLFARAG